The following DNA comes from Chromatiales bacterium.
TAATCGGCTTCTTTGAACGGCAGCACCAGGGCGGCGACCGAGGGCTCGTCATAGACCTCGCGTCCGGCCGACAGCACCGCCGCGGCCACGCTGCCAACCCAGTGTTTCACGCCCGTGCCCTGCCGGAGGTCGTCGACCAAGGTCTGCACTTCGCCGGCGAGCGACTCGTGCACATACAGGAAGCCGAGCCCGCCACCGTGCCCGAGGCGCGCCGCCAGCTCGCGGGCCAGCGTGCGTGCCTCGGTGCCGGTCACGTGCGCGGCGCGCGCTGGCGCCACCGTGTTGCTCCGGTGTTGGCTCAGCCCGCCGAGCGGCGGGTCAGCATCCGGTGCATGATCGGCGCGAAAATGATTTCCATCGCAAAGCCCATCTTGCCGCCCGGCACGACGATGGAATTGCGCCGCGACATGAACGAGCCCTGCAACATCGCCAGCAGGTGCTGGAAGTTGATGTCGAACTTGGCCGGATCCTTGAAGCGGATCACCACGAAGCTCTCGTCCGGCGTCGGGATGTCGCGCGCGATGAACGGGTTGGACGTGTCGACCGTCGGCACGCGCTGGAAGTTGATGTCGGTGCGCGAGAACTGCGGCGTGATGTAGTGCACGTAGTCGTGCATGCGGCGCAGGATCGTGTCCACGGTGGCCTCGGCGGAATAGCCACGCTCGGCCTTGTCGCGATGGATCTTCTGGATCCACTCGAGGTTCACGATCGGCACGACGCCGACCAGGAGATCAACGTGCTTGGATACGTCGGTCTTGCCGTCGACCGCGCCGCCGTGCAGGCCTTCGTAGAACAGCAGGTCGGTGCCGCCCGGCACTTGCTCCCAAGGCGTGAATTCGCCGGGCTTCTGGCCGAACGGCGCGGCCTCTTCGTCGCTGTGCAGGTAGTAGCGACGTTCGCAGGCGCCGGTTTCGCCGTAGGTCTGAAAGGTTTGTGCAATCCGATCAAACAGGTTGGCCTCCGGGCCGAAGTGGCTCAGGTTGCCGCCGGCGGCCTGTGCCTCGGCGACCTTCGCGCGCATCTCCTTGCGGTCGAAGCGGTGGAAGCTGTCGCCCTCGATGATCAGCGGGTTGACGCCTTCGCGCATGAAGATGTGCTCGAACGCGCGCTTGACGGTCGTCGTGCCGGCGCCGGACGAACCCGTGACGGCAATGACCGGATGTTTGGTTGACATGCAGAAACTCCCCGTAAAGGAACTGTGAATGCCCGGGCGCCCGGCGCAAAGCGCGCCATTCTACCCGAAGCGGATTCGCGTCAAGAATGCCTGTCCCGACCGCGCCGCCCGGGCGGCGGCGTCCGGCAACAGGCCGGCGGGCGGCGGTGATTCGGCCAGCCGCGGCGTTGATTCCCGCCGTGGCTACGCACCGTCGTCGATCAGCGCCAGCAGCTCGGCGGTGCGCTGCTGCATCAGCGCGCGGTCGCCGCGCGCCTCTACGTTCAGGCGCAGCAGCGGCTCTGTGTTGGATTTGCGCAGGCTGAAGCGCCAGTCCGCGAAGCTGATGTCGAGCCCGTCGGTGTAGTCGGTCTCGAGCGCATCGCCCGAGTAGCGGCCGTCGATCGCGGCGATGATCGCGTCGGGGTCCGCAACCCGGCGGTTGATCTCGCCGCTGCACGGATATGCCGCCTGGGCCTCGGCGACGAGTTCGGCGAGGCTCGCGCCCGAGGTGCACATGCGTGCGGTGACCAGCAGCCAGGGAATCATGCCGCTGTCGCAGTAGAAGAAGTCGCGGAAATAATGATGACCGGAGATCTCGCCGCCGTACACGGCGTCCTCGGCGCGCATGCGTTCCTTGATGAAGGCGTGACCGGTCTTCGAGCGGATCGCCGTGCCGCCGGCGGCCGTGACCGCCTCGCGTGTGTACCAGTACAGCCGAGGGTCGTGCACGATGCGCGCGCCCGGATGCTCGGCCAGTAGCTGGCTGGCCAGCAGTCCGACCAGATAGTAGCCGTCGACGAACCGGCCCTCGGCGT
Coding sequences within:
- a CDS encoding phosphoribulokinase, producing MSTKHPVIAVTGSSGAGTTTVKRAFEHIFMREGVNPLIIEGDSFHRFDRKEMRAKVAEAQAAGGNLSHFGPEANLFDRIAQTFQTYGETGACERRYYLHSDEEAAPFGQKPGEFTPWEQVPGGTDLLFYEGLHGGAVDGKTDVSKHVDLLVGVVPIVNLEWIQKIHRDKAERGYSAEATVDTILRRMHDYVHYITPQFSRTDINFQRVPTVDTSNPFIARDIPTPDESFVVIRFKDPAKFDINFQHLLAMLQGSFMSRRNSIVVPGGKMGFAMEIIFAPIMHRMLTRRSAG